A single genomic interval of Aureliella helgolandensis harbors:
- a CDS encoding nuclear transport factor 2 family protein yields the protein MSDRDVLLNLTQSLLESIVQGNWKAYEEMCDPSISCFEPEALGNLVEGMDFHRYYFDLERSGDVKVQTTITSPHVRLMGDAAIVSYIRLTQSLNASGIPSSRACEETRVWEKQAGEWKHVHVHRSPPGN from the coding sequence ATGAGTGATCGCGATGTGCTTTTAAATTTGACGCAATCCTTACTGGAGAGCATCGTTCAAGGCAATTGGAAAGCTTACGAGGAGATGTGCGACCCATCCATCTCTTGCTTCGAGCCCGAGGCGTTGGGAAATCTTGTCGAGGGCATGGATTTCCACCGCTACTACTTCGATCTGGAACGCAGTGGGGATGTCAAAGTCCAGACAACGATCACCAGCCCGCACGTGCGTCTGATGGGGGACGCAGCCATCGTGAGCTACATCCGCCTCACCCAGTCGCTCAACGCGAGCGGAATTCCTTCAAGCCGCGCCTGTGAGGAAACTCGCGTTTGGGAGAAACAGGCAGGAGAGTGGAAGCACGTTCATGTTCACCGATCTCCCCCAGGGAATTGA
- a CDS encoding lysophospholipid acyltransferase family protein — translation MNIDASWWVAVAWLGILGVATTGYFIHLVRRSDYGYWESCLYLPTYLMGRLVWRVHFTNNPPPALSSGAILVANHRSSVDPFFVQLAARRRVHWMVAKEYCDHFLFGLILKAVQAIPTNRNGMDTASTKAAMRLTKEGRLVGMFPEGRLNHTSNPLISIRSGAAAVAIRSGVPIIPLYIDGSPYRRTVWSPLFMAAHVGITFGRPIYPAEYQDNAEGYAASDAMILAWAQELLKLANQPDFPVQLSAKRRRVRDSITRT, via the coding sequence ATGAATATAGATGCGAGCTGGTGGGTAGCCGTGGCCTGGCTGGGGATTCTTGGCGTAGCGACCACTGGCTACTTCATTCACTTGGTTCGACGCAGCGACTACGGCTACTGGGAGAGCTGCCTCTATCTCCCCACCTATCTCATGGGGCGGCTCGTATGGCGGGTTCATTTCACCAACAACCCACCGCCAGCATTATCCTCTGGCGCGATTCTGGTCGCCAACCACCGCAGCAGCGTTGATCCCTTCTTCGTGCAACTGGCTGCCCGCCGTCGCGTCCACTGGATGGTCGCCAAAGAGTACTGCGATCACTTCTTGTTTGGATTGATCCTCAAAGCGGTCCAAGCCATCCCCACCAATCGCAACGGAATGGATACGGCCTCAACCAAAGCGGCCATGCGGCTCACGAAGGAAGGACGCTTGGTGGGCATGTTCCCAGAGGGCCGGCTCAACCACACAAGCAATCCCTTAATTTCCATCCGTAGCGGTGCCGCCGCTGTTGCCATCCGCTCTGGCGTGCCAATCATTCCGTTGTACATTGACGGCAGCCCCTACCGGAGAACGGTTTGGAGCCCCTTGTTCATGGCTGCCCATGTGGGTATTACTTTCGGCCGCCCCATCTATCCTGCTGAGTACCAGGACAACGCCGAGGGGTACGCCGCCTCCGATGCCATGATCCTGGCCTGGGCGCAAGAACTCCTGAAACTAGCGAATCAGCCCGATTTCCCCGTGCAACTCTCCGCGAAACGCAGACGCGTTCGCGATTCCATTACCAGAACCTGA
- the ispE gene encoding 4-(cytidine 5'-diphospho)-2-C-methyl-D-erythritol kinase: MLIQCSGSTIEIFAPAKVNLFLEVLGRREDGFHEIETVMCPISLYDRLLLEPTQSKAIALAVHHPSEAPESSEVSDPAWNIPSDHRNLVVRAVEEVQLHLGTTQGAKITLHKQIPAAAGLGGGSSDAAAAVVASLLAWGQWDRSLAYAICAKLGSDIPFFLGDACRCGLALATGRGERCEFLPYQPSLNLLITHPPQGCDTAAIYAHYAAQQTLSQTAPASSSQMLTACAKGDQEMIGAALSNALQSSAVCLNGWIDRQLDLFRNCQVQYGLMSGSGSSCFALIDDRLQQQTLRERALKLVPRVYSATACYHASVEQQLLDLRS, encoded by the coding sequence ATGCTGATTCAATGCTCCGGCTCGACGATTGAAATATTCGCACCTGCCAAAGTCAATCTCTTCTTGGAAGTGCTGGGCCGCCGCGAAGACGGTTTTCACGAGATTGAGACCGTCATGTGTCCCATCTCCCTCTATGATCGCCTCCTGCTCGAGCCAACTCAATCCAAAGCGATTGCACTTGCGGTTCACCACCCCAGCGAAGCCCCCGAATCGTCGGAGGTTTCGGATCCCGCTTGGAACATCCCTTCGGATCACCGCAATTTGGTCGTGCGGGCCGTCGAAGAGGTACAACTTCATCTGGGAACCACTCAGGGTGCAAAGATCACCTTGCACAAACAGATTCCAGCTGCGGCGGGGCTCGGCGGCGGCAGTAGCGATGCAGCCGCCGCGGTGGTCGCAAGCCTCTTAGCCTGGGGCCAATGGGATCGCTCATTGGCCTACGCGATCTGCGCCAAACTTGGCTCCGACATCCCCTTTTTCTTAGGGGATGCATGCCGTTGCGGGCTCGCACTGGCTACCGGCCGGGGGGAACGATGCGAGTTCCTGCCCTACCAGCCTTCCCTAAACCTCCTGATAACCCACCCGCCTCAGGGGTGCGACACTGCAGCAATCTACGCGCACTATGCCGCGCAGCAGACGCTGAGCCAAACTGCCCCAGCAAGCTCCTCCCAGATGCTCACCGCGTGTGCCAAGGGAGATCAAGAAATGATTGGCGCAGCGCTATCAAATGCTCTACAATCTTCTGCAGTATGTTTGAATGGTTGGATCGACCGCCAACTGGATCTCTTCCGAAATTGCCAAGTTCAGTATGGCTTGATGTCCGGGAGTGGCTCCAGTTGCTTTGCATTGATCGACGATAGGTTGCAACAGCAAACCCTACGCGAGCGAGCTCTTAAGCTGGTGCCTCGCGTCTATTCGGCCACCGCATGCTATCACGCCTCGGTAGAGCAACAATTGCTCGATTTGAGGAGCTAG
- the hisG gene encoding ATP phosphoribosyltransferase — translation MTENLKIGIPSKGRLSELATGLLNQAGIAFRRQERTLFARVKQLPIEIIFLRTDDIPVLCEEGAIDIGITGSDLIEESGADVTVRMPLGVGHCKLSLCVPEDSKIETCSQLDGLRMASSFPRVTNQFLAKHNAKVHMVELSGSVEIMIALGVADAIVDLVETGSTLAANRLRILTDIGHYQTVLIQNKKGRLPEVVDRVVRRLEGVVIARDYSLLEYNVPRNKLAEAELITPGFNSPTISSLEDPAWCSVRTMVHRKEVIDAMERLEVIGASAILETEIGNCRL, via the coding sequence ATGACCGAGAACCTTAAAATTGGTATTCCCAGTAAGGGACGCTTGAGCGAACTGGCCACGGGATTGCTCAACCAAGCGGGGATTGCCTTCCGCCGCCAAGAGCGGACCCTCTTCGCGCGTGTCAAACAACTCCCCATCGAGATCATCTTCTTGCGCACCGACGATATCCCCGTGCTCTGCGAAGAAGGTGCAATTGACATCGGTATTACCGGCAGCGATCTCATCGAAGAGAGCGGGGCGGACGTAACCGTGCGAATGCCGCTGGGCGTGGGGCACTGCAAGTTGAGCCTCTGCGTTCCCGAGGACTCCAAGATCGAAACCTGCTCGCAATTGGATGGCCTGCGAATGGCCAGCAGCTTCCCGCGAGTCACCAACCAGTTTTTGGCCAAGCACAATGCCAAGGTGCACATGGTGGAGTTGTCGGGGTCGGTCGAAATTATGATTGCCTTGGGCGTCGCGGATGCGATTGTCGATCTCGTTGAAACGGGAAGCACCCTGGCCGCGAATCGCTTGCGAATCCTAACGGATATCGGGCATTACCAAACGGTTTTGATTCAAAATAAGAAGGGCAGGTTACCGGAGGTCGTGGACCGTGTGGTACGCCGGCTGGAAGGTGTCGTCATCGCCCGCGACTATTCTTTGTTGGAATACAATGTTCCGCGGAACAAGTTGGCAGAAGCTGAGCTAATCACACCTGGGTTTAATTCACCTACGATCAGTTCGCTCGAGGATCCAGCTTGGTGTTCGGTGCGTACGATGGTGCATCGCAAAGAGGTGATAGATGCGATGGAACGGCTGGAGGTAATCGGCGCTTCCGCGATTCTTGAAACCGAAATCGGCAACTGCCGACTCTAA
- the hisE gene encoding phosphoribosyl-ATP diphosphatase has product MNLPNQLSPDDEGQDVLDRLMRQIQTRVQTLPPNSYTTKLVQGGVEKMGAKITEEAAEVVDAARTSSPPDNQHLIYEACDVLYHLWVLLGSRGISVDDLRQELKRREGTSGLEEKAQRGS; this is encoded by the coding sequence GTGAATTTACCCAATCAGCTATCTCCTGACGACGAAGGGCAAGATGTGCTCGATCGTCTCATGCGCCAGATTCAGACACGGGTGCAAACCCTTCCGCCCAATTCCTACACCACCAAGCTCGTGCAGGGGGGCGTAGAGAAAATGGGGGCTAAGATTACCGAGGAGGCAGCGGAAGTCGTCGACGCGGCCCGCACCTCCAGTCCTCCCGACAACCAACACCTGATCTACGAAGCATGTGATGTGCTGTACCACTTATGGGTACTGCTGGGAAGTCGCGGGATTAGTGTTGACGACCTTCGGCAGGAACTAAAACGCCGCGAAGGAACATCCGGATTGGAAGAGAAAGCTCAGCGCGGTAGCTGA
- the miaA gene encoding tRNA (adenosine(37)-N6)-dimethylallyltransferase MiaA: MSQASDPPEKSNAFEEWIHPPLRNCWFLTGPTCSGKTSVALEVAQRLDAEIVSLDSMAIYQGMDIGTAKPDHEQQAQVRHHMIDIVSPVESFSVSSYALAAHQVAREIWSRGKRVLFCGGTPLYLKSLVRGLFLGPEADWEFRNAVERDIEEFGEDALRERLMQVDPLLGHKLHPHDHRRMIRALEVARMTGKPLSHWQQQFDIPASRFECAVVVLRLERSWLHERINARASSMLSRGLINEVKDLLEQHGALGRTAAQAVGYREVLKYLHSSDGEASLSEEELLELIRAHTRQFARRQEIWFRGLEELIGIPVDRDSTTSQLADQICKEFMQTSQAAFIPPESDR; the protein is encoded by the coding sequence ATGAGCCAAGCCAGCGATCCTCCCGAGAAATCCAATGCGTTTGAGGAGTGGATCCATCCGCCTCTGCGTAATTGTTGGTTTCTCACAGGCCCCACCTGCAGCGGAAAAACATCCGTGGCCTTAGAAGTCGCCCAGCGGTTGGACGCTGAGATTGTTTCATTGGATTCGATGGCGATCTACCAAGGTATGGACATTGGCACCGCCAAACCGGACCACGAACAACAGGCCCAGGTTCGCCACCATATGATCGACATCGTGTCGCCAGTGGAGTCCTTTAGCGTCTCGAGTTACGCGCTGGCTGCCCATCAAGTCGCCCGCGAGATCTGGAGTCGCGGGAAGCGAGTCTTGTTCTGCGGTGGAACTCCCCTCTATCTCAAGAGTCTCGTCCGCGGTCTGTTCCTAGGCCCTGAAGCAGACTGGGAATTCCGCAATGCGGTAGAAAGAGATATCGAGGAATTCGGAGAAGATGCCCTTCGCGAACGCTTGATGCAAGTCGATCCACTGCTGGGGCACAAGTTGCATCCCCACGACCATCGCCGGATGATCCGCGCGTTGGAAGTTGCCAGAATGACCGGTAAACCCCTCAGCCACTGGCAGCAACAGTTCGATATTCCCGCTTCACGCTTCGAATGTGCAGTCGTCGTCTTGCGTTTGGAGCGTAGCTGGCTGCACGAACGAATCAATGCGCGTGCTTCGTCCATGTTGTCCCGAGGCCTGATCAACGAGGTGAAGGATTTGCTGGAACAGCATGGGGCCCTGGGCCGCACCGCAGCCCAAGCCGTCGGTTACCGCGAGGTGCTCAAGTATCTCCATTCATCCGACGGTGAGGCCTCCCTTTCGGAGGAGGAGCTCTTAGAATTAATCCGAGCCCATACAAGGCAGTTTGCTCGACGGCAGGAAATTTGGTTTCGAGGGCTCGAGGAATTGATCGGAATCCCAGTGGATCGCGACAGCACCACTAGCCAACTGGCTGACCAAATCTGCAAGGAATTCATGCAAACTTCACAAGCCGCGTTCATTCCGCCAGAGAGCGATCGATAG
- a CDS encoding SpoVG family protein — translation MDITEVRIKLMEESEDRLRAFCSITFDNCFVVRDLKIIEGSHGPFVAMPSRKLTNRCARCGNKNHIRSNYCNNCGSKVRSQRGQREEDTTNKLYADVAHPINQSCRDLIQCHVVEEYRLELQRAKLEGYVSRYDDSYENSEVPESPQPQRKSPAGESPAQEGTGSVPPPHMTTNLRSADSPSAPRSKE, via the coding sequence GTGGACATCACCGAGGTTCGTATAAAGCTCATGGAAGAATCCGAAGATCGTCTTCGTGCATTCTGCTCAATTACATTCGACAATTGCTTTGTTGTGCGAGATCTTAAGATCATCGAGGGTTCGCATGGTCCGTTCGTGGCCATGCCCAGCCGCAAGTTGACCAATCGATGCGCGCGATGTGGCAATAAGAATCACATTCGGAGCAACTACTGCAACAATTGCGGTTCAAAGGTTCGTTCACAGCGCGGGCAACGAGAAGAAGACACGACGAATAAGTTGTATGCGGATGTGGCGCATCCCATCAATCAAAGTTGTCGGGATCTGATCCAGTGCCACGTCGTTGAGGAATATCGCTTAGAACTACAACGGGCGAAATTGGAGGGATACGTTTCGCGCTACGACGATTCCTACGAGAACAGCGAAGTGCCGGAGTCTCCACAACCACAGCGCAAGTCGCCAGCTGGAGAATCACCCGCTCAGGAAGGTACGGGTTCAGTGCCACCGCCGCACATGACTACCAACCTGCGTTCGGCCGATAGCCCCAGTGCGCCGCGTTCCAAAGAATAG
- the ndk gene encoding nucleoside-diphosphate kinase, which yields MQRSLVLLKPDCIERRLMGQIISRFEAKGLNIVAMKMLRVTPDLAKQHYAEHVSKPFYPSLEAFIVSAPIVALAVEGLDVIRLIRDMLGATNGLNAAPGTIRGDFSSSRQMNLVHASDSPESAARELKLYFAESDLCDHELLLTPALRAGDEA from the coding sequence TTGCAGCGAAGTTTGGTACTACTGAAGCCTGATTGCATTGAGCGCCGCCTGATGGGACAAATCATCAGCCGATTCGAAGCAAAGGGACTTAACATCGTCGCGATGAAAATGTTGCGAGTTACCCCTGATTTGGCCAAACAGCACTATGCAGAGCATGTCTCGAAACCGTTTTACCCTAGTCTAGAGGCCTTCATTGTCTCTGCTCCAATCGTTGCCTTGGCAGTCGAAGGGCTGGATGTAATTCGCTTGATTCGCGACATGCTGGGTGCTACCAACGGCCTCAATGCAGCTCCGGGAACGATTCGTGGTGACTTCTCGAGCTCGCGACAAATGAATCTGGTTCACGCTTCGGACAGCCCCGAAAGCGCCGCCCGCGAGCTGAAGCTTTACTTCGCAGAATCCGATTTGTGCGATCATGAGCTGTTGCTCACCCCCGCGCTGCGTGCGGGCGACGAAGCCTAA